CCAAAATGCACTTTCTAGAGAGTAATAACACAATCATGCTCTTGACAGGAACAAGATGGAAGCCGACTATGTATCCCGTTCAGAGCATCATATGTCAAAAAGTTCCATTTGAAAGAATAAGGAGAGTTGAGGAAGACGGAGAGTTGTTCTTCCAACCATAGATAAACAAATGGAAGTTATCTAAGGCAAAATTTACTCAaagaaagatagagagagagagagagaatgttcAAATCGATGGGATTAAGCATTCACAGTCCACCAATCTGCTATCTCAAACTTATGCTCTACCAATTTCGTGAAGAATACCCACCTTCATTTGTGTAAAGACCTTTCAAGAAGGTATAACTGCGCTCGACATCCTGCCAATACTACGGGTCTCAGCATAAAGTATAGAAACTGCAAACTAGTCCTATGTAAAAGAAGCCACGGGGCCTACAGAGGACTCTTACACCTTTCACAGATTCTCAGAcgaattcaatatataaaagtTTCTGAGACAATCACCCTGTATATGTGTAAAGATAGAGAAAAAATGCCTACCTTACCATTAATTCAACACTACTTATATCTTCCCACAACATAACCAAGATATGGGCGTCTCTCTAGTCATTAATTCAAAGCTCCTCCTGTCTCATAAATGACTCGAGGCGATCCGCTAACTTTACACACCATTGGGTATGTGGATAATTCTCTCAGAATGCCTCTGAAGTACTCCAAACCAGACCCATCTCTTCAGCACCCTTCCTCAAGCATCCTTTTTGAATAATCATCGAGCTTCAGCCTTGTTAACCACCTGTAAAATTGATTAAACAATTTTTAGTGCTATTGCCATAATAAAAATGTCCATGAACGAAGCAAAGGTACACAATCAACAGCGAAAATTAATCTAGGCTATATGAAATTGTCGTGCTTTTGCCTTCTTGTCTCTCATCCAGATATAACACTGCCCAAAGGCTTATGAAGAACTGCAGTAACTAGAGCACTTTGATTCTTGCTTCTGAGTTAGCCGGTTTGCACTGGAAGAGTTGACAGTTGATAGCATCATATCAAACACTCTTAAGCTCATTTGGAAATAAAGATGTACCAAAATTAATGATGAGAAGATGACCTCCTTTTACCCCTCCCCCAGCATTCTCCAGTCAACACTAGACACAGACGTGTCCAATAATGACTTGTGATATAAACATATTATTCTCAGACAGAATAGCTGCTCCATTTAGTCTGGACAATTGAGAAACATTGTTCCTTCGCTAATATATGCTCTCCTCCAAGGCACGCAACcgaactctatttataatgtaagcaCTTCACGATCGCAAATGGTTTGAATGGATTAATACAAAAGAACTGTACCTTTTTCAGGCCGTTTGTCAATTTACTATGCCCTGGCTGACCTGATGTGGGTGTGCCTCTCTGGGTGAGACTGGGTCTTGAGTTTTTGTGCCCTGCCTTTTTTCTTCCTGATAAAAACCAATCTTCTTGTACTAATATGATCTTTAAATAGGATCTCATGccaaaattttcacaaattccAGGAAGTAAAAAATTGCACAGACCCAAGTAGATATGTTGTTTATACCTTTAATTTTGCTTGAGATTGCAGCTTTCCTTTATCTACAGCCGTGGATCTTtccttcaacttcttcattAACTGAAATAAGATGATGAGAAAAATTGAAGCCTGTAAAGGAGACGGAAGAAACATTTTCAGACTAAAAGGataaaatgatgcacaccagTGGAACCTCTGCAACCTTTCCCGCCCTCTCATCACTTCTGGAGCCATAGGAAGAAGACGCAGGCTGAGAAGCTTTTTGTGCCCCACTCCCTGCTTTAAGTGGCCTGAAGAATGATATATGAGATCGATGTTAATGATGTGCTAGTATAATACTTTAAACAGCATTAGAGAGTAATGTTGCAAACTGAAAAAGTTAGCATCAGTCAGAAAACATCATGTGCATTGATTCAGGCAAAAGGTTGGATGCAACTGGGGCAATATGCATGGAGAATGTTATTAAATTCATTACCCCCCATTTTCCTTCTGTCTAATTAGGGGAATGGAAGCCTTTGGTTCTCCCTCCCTGGAAAGCACCTGCCAAGTTAGAACCCACGTGCTTTGAATGTTACAGACAACAGGATTTTGAACAATAATAATCAtcagttccaagttccaacgaAGGAGTTGTATGTTTGAGATGAGAGAGGTCAACATCATCACAAAACTTACCTTCTCTGATTCTTCGCCAGACAACTTCTGGCCCGCATTATTGTTCTGGAACATCTTGAATGCTCGCTTGACAATGTCCTTATCCCCCATTCTCTCCATGATGAAAGATTTCCTTGTGGCGGGAGAAGCCGGATGAGAATTTGTGGAACCCAAAGCAATCGACATGTGCAAGGCTTTAGGAactgcattttcttctctcctgtTGAAAGGTTCTTGCTCTTGGTTGAAGACGGAGTAATTCCTGGCTTGCCCGAAGATCTCAATGAGGATGCTATTGGGGTAGTGGAAGCCGATCGCCTCAACTGTCGAGGGTGGTCACTTTTGGCGATTTCATCACTGGTGACTGTGGCCTGCTCTTATGTACCACAGCACTCTGCTCCTTACTTATGCCGCTAATCTGGACCAGACAAAGAAAGGGGACCAGCAGTATGATCAAAGCATGTATAATCAAGATCTTTCAATGATGGTCAAGAAATTTTGTTTATCATATACCTTTTGAGGGAGCTTTGGCTTAC
The nucleotide sequence above comes from Eucalyptus grandis isolate ANBG69807.140 chromosome 2, ASM1654582v1, whole genome shotgun sequence. Encoded proteins:
- the LOC104432937 gene encoding uncharacterized protein LOC104432937, with amino-acid sequence MSIALGSTNSHPASPATRKSFIMERMGDKDIVKRAFKMFQNNNAGQKLSGEESEKVLSREGEPKASIPLIRQKENGGPLKAGSGAQKASQPASSSYGSRSDERAGKVAEVPLLMKKLKERSTAVDKGKLQSQAKLKEEKRQGTKTQDPVSPREAHPHQVSQGIVN